A single region of the Vicia villosa cultivar HV-30 ecotype Madison, WI linkage group LG4, Vvil1.0, whole genome shotgun sequence genome encodes:
- the LOC131598699 gene encoding indole-3-pyruvate monooxygenase YUCCA2-like: protein MLMDYLKELECKMAHDYQKKDKMATSILVQGPIIVGAGPSGLAAAACLKQKGIPSLILERANCLASMWQLKTYDRLKLHLPKQFCQLPLMPFPKGLPSYPTKQQFLSYLKAYANHFDINPFFSKQVVNAEFDHVCGVWRVKTQEVTMKKSVVIEYVCQWLIVASGENAEEVMPIIEGMEQFQGPILHTSLYKSGSMFCGKNVLVVGCGNSGMEVCLDLCNHNAHPSLVVRDTVHILPQQIFGKSTFGLSMWLLKWFSVNFVDQFLLLMSYLILGDTSQYGIQRPKIGPLELKNLYGKTPVLDVGTVAQIKTGKIKVCKGIKRLAHNAVEFVDGKVENFDAIILATGYKSNVPTWLKGSDMFSEKDGFPRKPFPNGWKGEKGLYAVGFTKRGLLGSSIDAKRIAEDIEHSWKALKAKPLA, encoded by the exons ATGCTCATGGACTACTTAAAGGAACTAGAATGCAAAATGGCACATGATTATCAAAAGAAGGATAAAATGGCAACATCAATATTGGTTCAAGGACCAATTATAGTAGGAGCTGGTCCATCAGGATTAGCAGCAGCTGCATGTCTTAAACAAAAAGGAATTCCAAGCTTAATCCTTGAAAGAGCAAATTGTTTAGCTTCAATGTGGCAACTCAAAACCTATGATAGATTAAAGCTTCATCTTCCAAAACAATTTTGTCAATTACCTCTCATGCCATTTCCAAAAGGGTTACCTTCATATCCAACAAAGCAACAATTTTTATCTTACTTAAAAGCTTATGCTAATCACTTTGATATTAATCCTTTTTTTAGTAAACAAGTTGTGAATGCTGAATTTGATCATGTTTGTGGAGTTTGGAGAGTGAAGACTCAAGAAGTTACTATGAAAAAGAGTGTTgttattgaatatgtttgtcaATGGTTGATTGTGGCTAGTGGTGAAAATGCTGAGGAAGTTATGCCTATAATTGAAGGGATGGAACAATTTCAAGGACCTATTTTGCATACTAGTTTGTATAAAAGTGGAAGCATGTTTTGTGGGAAGAATGTTTTGGTGGTGGGGTGTGGAAATTCAGGCATGGAGGTGTGTTTAGATCTTTGCAACCATAATGCTCATCCTTCCTTAGTTGTTAGAGATACG gTACATATCTTGCCACAACAAATATTTGGAAAATCAACTTTTGGTTTATCCATGTGGTTACTTAAATGGTTCTCAGTAAATTTTGTGGATCAATTTTTACTTCTAATGTCATATCTTATACTTGGTGACACATCTCAATATGGAATTCAGAGACCAAAAATTGGTCCTTTAGAGCTTAAGAATTTGTATGGAAAAACACCAGTTTTAGATGTTGGGACAGTAGCTCAAATCAAAACTGGCAAAATTAAG GTTTGCAAAGGAATTAAACGACTAGCACATAATGCAGTGGAATTTGTTGATGGAAAAGTAGAGAACTTTGATGCAATCATTCTAGCTACTGGTTATAAAAGCAATGTACCCACTTGGTTAAAG GGAAGTGACATGTTTAGTGAGAAAGATGGATTTCCAAGGAAACCATTCCCAAATGGATGGAAAGGAGAAAAAGGATTATATGCTGTTGGTTTCACCAAACGTGGCTTACTTGGTTCATCTATTGATGCAAAAAGGATTGCTGAAGATATTGAACATAGCTGGAAAGCTCTTAAGGCCAAGCCACTTGCATGA